The Halogranum gelatinilyticum genome includes a window with the following:
- the moaA gene encoding GTP 3',8-cyclase MoaA — MLEDDFGREVSGVRISLTDRCNFDCVYCHNEGLGDTRGPMDAQDSEMSADDVVRFLEVVEEFGVEKVKFTGGEPMLRQDLEEIIRRTPDSMETSLTTNGTFLPGRAEALKEAGLDRVNVSQDALDREAFAEITKSGAYEKVIEGVHAAVDAGLTPVKLNMVVFKHTAGYVEGMVDHVAENEGLQLQLIQYMPELTGKPEWNIDIGRVHDWLADLADRVETRDMHDRKRYYVGEGMVEIVDPVENETFCANCHRVRVTHEGYLKGCLNRNDDLKSMGEMTKAEIRETFREVVANRVPYYGEYLVQNDSGEYVLNEKYLGVKA; from the coding sequence ATGCTCGAGGACGATTTCGGTCGCGAGGTCTCTGGGGTGCGGATCTCTCTCACCGACCGGTGTAACTTCGACTGCGTCTACTGTCACAACGAGGGACTGGGTGACACACGTGGGCCGATGGACGCCCAAGACAGTGAGATGAGTGCCGACGACGTCGTCCGCTTTCTGGAGGTCGTCGAGGAGTTCGGCGTCGAGAAGGTGAAGTTCACCGGCGGCGAACCGATGCTCCGACAGGACCTCGAAGAGATCATCCGCCGGACGCCCGACTCGATGGAGACCTCGCTGACGACGAACGGCACCTTCCTCCCGGGCCGTGCGGAGGCACTCAAGGAGGCGGGTCTCGACCGCGTCAATGTCTCGCAGGACGCGCTGGACCGCGAGGCGTTCGCCGAGATCACGAAATCGGGCGCGTACGAGAAGGTCATCGAGGGCGTCCACGCCGCCGTCGACGCGGGGTTGACGCCGGTCAAGCTCAACATGGTCGTCTTCAAACACACCGCGGGCTACGTCGAGGGGATGGTCGACCACGTCGCCGAGAACGAAGGACTCCAGCTCCAGCTCATCCAGTATATGCCCGAGCTGACCGGCAAGCCCGAGTGGAACATCGACATCGGACGCGTCCACGACTGGCTCGCCGACCTCGCCGACCGCGTGGAGACCCGCGATATGCACGACCGCAAGCGGTACTACGTCGGTGAGGGGATGGTCGAGATCGTCGACCCCGTCGAGAACGAGACCTTCTGTGCGAACTGCCACCGAGTGCGCGTCACCCACGAGGGTTATCTGAAGGGCTGTCTCAACCGCAACGACGACCTCAAGTCGATGGGTGAGATGACGAAAGCCGAGATCCGCGAGACGTTCCGCGAGGTCGTCGCCAACCGGGTCCCCTACTACGGCGAGTATCTCGTCCAGAACGACAGCGGCGAGTACGTCCTCAACGAGAAGTATCTGGGCGTCAAGGCCTGA
- a CDS encoding DNA-directed RNA polymerase subunit D, with product MAHEFDVEFIERGDRKARFLVRGLTPAIANGIRRAMVADVPTLSIDTVRFVENSSVMFDEMIALRLGLVPLTTSLDDFEEGETVTLALDVEGPATAYSGDMVSSVDYVQPADENIPIIELKENQRLEFEADAVLASGKSHAKHQGGVAVGYRHLQQVEVVGDAPEFDEEEPHILRGVIETEDGELVHTDEFDNDLTNRYPGKEVAVNDVPGAFVFHVETDGSFTVEELVLRAVESINLRAAELEEKVSV from the coding sequence ATGGCACACGAATTCGACGTCGAGTTCATCGAACGCGGCGACCGGAAGGCACGCTTCCTCGTCCGAGGGCTGACCCCGGCTATCGCAAACGGCATCCGCCGTGCGATGGTCGCGGACGTTCCGACGCTCTCGATCGACACGGTCCGGTTCGTCGAGAACTCCTCGGTGATGTTCGACGAGATGATCGCGCTGCGTCTGGGGCTCGTGCCGCTGACGACGAGCCTCGACGACTTCGAGGAGGGTGAGACGGTCACGCTCGCGCTCGATGTCGAAGGACCGGCCACGGCGTACTCCGGCGACATGGTGTCGTCGGTCGACTACGTCCAGCCGGCAGACGAGAACATCCCGATCATCGAACTGAAAGAGAACCAGCGGCTCGAATTCGAAGCCGACGCGGTTCTCGCATCCGGGAAGTCCCACGCCAAACATCAGGGCGGCGTGGCAGTCGGCTACCGTCACCTCCAGCAGGTGGAGGTCGTCGGCGACGCTCCCGAGTTCGACGAGGAGGAGCCACACATCCTGCGCGGGGTCATCGAGACCGAGGACGGCGAACTCGTCCACACCGACGAGTTCGACAACGACCTCACCAACCGATACCCCGGAAAAGAAGTCGCAGTAAACGACGTGCCGGGCGCGTTCGTCTTCCACGTGGAAACGGACGGCTCGTTCACGGTCGAGGAACTGGTCCTGCGTGCGGTTGAGTCGATCAACCTGCGCGCAGCAGAACTGGAAGAGAAAGTTTCGGTCTGA
- a CDS encoding methylaspartate mutase subunit E, with amino-acid sequence MVRDERLPESELGRIADRLRGDWPTAEAVDFEEALGYHETLPDEKRFAHVLESADRPLLQPRAGVPRLDPQVDLLTHLWEDGGADLLPTTIDSYTRDNEYGKAQEGLDEARESGEDTLNGFPAVNHGVDGCRELIERVPGPIEVRHGTPDARLLALVTFAGGFQSFEGGPISYNIPYTKRRDLGETIEHWQFVDRLAGLYTEFGVRINREPFGPLTGTLVPPSIAIAIGVVEGLLAATQGVKSLTLGYGQVGNLVQDVAALRALRALGEEYLPDDVAVTTVFHEWMGGFPPDEARANGVIGLGGATAAVAKPDKVITKSPQEFQGVPTMEANAAGLRTTRQLIDMLIEQDVTLDGIDDEQAFIERSTRSLFDTVFDLGDGDVAHGTLRAFETGALDVPFAPSESAKGAVLPARDDDGRVRILEFGDLALSADLKEVHRNRLDERAETEGRDCSFRMVADDVDAISDGRLIGRPKGSTEGWT; translated from the coding sequence ATGGTTCGGGACGAACGCCTCCCGGAGTCCGAACTCGGCCGTATCGCCGACCGACTCCGTGGAGACTGGCCGACAGCCGAGGCTGTCGACTTCGAGGAGGCCCTCGGCTACCACGAGACGCTCCCCGACGAGAAACGCTTCGCGCACGTCCTCGAATCGGCCGACAGGCCGCTGCTACAGCCCCGAGCGGGCGTGCCACGTCTCGACCCACAGGTCGACCTCCTGACCCATCTCTGGGAGGACGGCGGGGCCGACCTGCTCCCGACGACCATCGACTCCTACACCCGCGACAACGAGTACGGGAAGGCACAGGAGGGACTGGACGAGGCCCGCGAGTCCGGCGAGGACACGCTCAACGGCTTCCCCGCCGTCAACCACGGCGTCGACGGCTGTCGCGAGCTCATCGAACGCGTCCCCGGCCCCATCGAAGTGCGCCACGGGACGCCCGACGCCCGGCTCCTCGCGCTCGTCACCTTCGCTGGCGGCTTCCAGAGCTTCGAGGGCGGTCCCATCTCGTACAACATCCCGTACACCAAGCGTCGCGACCTGGGAGAGACCATCGAACACTGGCAGTTCGTCGACCGCCTTGCAGGGCTCTACACGGAGTTCGGTGTCCGCATCAACCGCGAACCGTTCGGCCCGCTGACCGGGACGCTCGTTCCCCCCTCCATCGCCATCGCCATCGGCGTCGTCGAAGGGTTGTTGGCGGCGACACAGGGTGTGAAGTCGCTCACGCTCGGCTACGGCCAGGTCGGCAACCTCGTGCAGGACGTCGCCGCGCTCCGGGCGCTCCGGGCGCTCGGCGAGGAGTATCTCCCGGACGACGTTGCCGTCACCACCGTCTTCCACGAGTGGATGGGCGGCTTCCCGCCGGACGAGGCTCGCGCGAACGGCGTCATCGGTCTCGGCGGGGCGACCGCTGCGGTCGCGAAGCCGGACAAGGTCATCACGAAATCGCCCCAGGAGTTCCAAGGCGTGCCTACGATGGAGGCCAACGCCGCCGGACTGCGAACCACACGACAGCTCATCGATATGCTCATCGAACAGGACGTGACGCTCGACGGTATCGACGACGAACAGGCCTTCATCGAACGCTCCACCCGCTCGCTCTTCGACACGGTGTTCGACCTCGGCGACGGCGACGTCGCCCACGGCACGCTCCGGGCGTTCGAGACCGGGGCACTCGACGTGCCCTTCGCCCCCAGCGAGAGCGCGAAGGGCGCGGTCTTGCCCGCCCGCGACGACGACGGCCGGGTCCGGATTCTGGAGTTCGGCGACCTCGCACTCTCCGCCGACCTGAAAGAGGTTCACCGAAATCGGCTGGACGAGCGGGCCGAGACCGAAGGCCGGGACTGCTCCTTTCGGATGGTCGCCGACGACGTCGACGCCATCAGCGACGGCCGACTCATCGGCCGACCGAAAGGCTCCACGGAGGGATGGACGTGA
- a CDS encoding methylaspartate ammonia-lyase, with product MDVTVRIESVRAVPTVSGFFFDDQRAIKAGAEQEGFDYRGDPVTPGFRRIREAGEALSVELELSSGEIATGDCCAVQYSGAGGRDPLFRAREYRSVVEGPVAENLRGRDATAFLTNAKLVEAMTPGEGGDRLHTAIRYGVSQALLDAAATSQRTTMADVLADAYDVEPATEPIPVFGQSGDDRRVNAEKMLLKGVPVLPHGLFNSVEKVGESGERLRDYLGWLSERATRLDGYEPRFHVDVYGILGEVFGPPYDRAEVVDYFADLRAAAAPYPLQVEGPMDEGSRETQIRAMAELRDGLADGGVAVDVVADEWCNTFDDVQAFVDAGAADVVQVKTPDLGGIHRSAEAVLTCRGTDTRAYLGGTCNETDVSARTCAHVALATRAAQVLAKPGMGFDEGFMLVTNEMRRTVARRKRTVGEREVPADD from the coding sequence ATGGACGTGACCGTCCGCATCGAGTCGGTGCGAGCCGTCCCGACGGTCTCGGGATTCTTCTTCGACGACCAGCGTGCCATCAAAGCCGGGGCCGAACAGGAGGGATTCGACTACCGGGGCGACCCGGTGACACCGGGCTTCCGTCGGATCCGCGAGGCCGGCGAGGCACTCTCGGTCGAACTCGAACTCTCGTCCGGCGAGATCGCGACCGGCGACTGCTGTGCGGTGCAGTATTCGGGTGCCGGTGGCCGCGACCCGCTGTTCCGGGCGCGTGAGTACCGCTCCGTAGTGGAGGGACCGGTCGCCGAGAACCTCCGCGGACGCGACGCGACGGCGTTCCTGACCAACGCGAAGTTGGTCGAAGCGATGACGCCCGGGGAGGGCGGTGACCGACTGCATACGGCGATTCGCTACGGTGTCTCCCAGGCGTTGTTGGACGCGGCGGCCACGAGTCAGCGGACGACGATGGCCGACGTCCTCGCCGACGCCTACGACGTCGAACCGGCGACCGAACCGATACCGGTCTTCGGGCAGTCGGGCGACGACCGCCGTGTCAACGCCGAGAAGATGCTCCTGAAGGGCGTGCCCGTGCTCCCTCACGGGCTGTTCAACAGTGTCGAGAAGGTCGGCGAGTCGGGCGAACGACTCCGCGACTACCTAGGGTGGCTCTCCGAGCGTGCGACTCGGCTCGACGGCTACGAGCCACGGTTCCACGTCGACGTCTACGGGATTCTTGGAGAAGTCTTCGGCCCGCCCTACGACCGCGCCGAGGTCGTCGACTACTTCGCCGACCTGCGTGCGGCGGCCGCGCCCTATCCGCTCCAGGTCGAGGGACCGATGGACGAGGGGAGCCGGGAGACACAGATTCGGGCCATGGCCGAGTTGCGTGACGGTCTCGCAGACGGTGGTGTCGCCGTCGACGTCGTCGCCGACGAGTGGTGCAACACGTTCGACGACGTGCAGGCGTTCGTCGACGCCGGTGCGGCCGACGTGGTGCAGGTGAAGACGCCCGACTTGGGTGGGATTCACCGCAGTGCCGAGGCCGTCCTGACCTGCCGCGGAACCGACACCCGGGCGTATCTCGGTGGGACGTGCAACGAGACAGATGTCTCCGCACGTACGTGCGCGCACGTCGCGCTCGCGACGCGGGCGGCACAGGTGCTCGCCAAGCCCGGGATGGGCTTCGACGAGGGGTTCATGCTCGTGACCAACGAGATGCGCCGGACGGTGGCGCGTCGGAAGCGGACTGTCGGGGAACGGGAGGTGCCCGCCGATGACTGA
- the glmS gene encoding methylaspartate mutase subunit S produces the protein MPRTVILGVIGSDAHVVGITILDQALSAAGFDVVNLGVQTSQAEFVDAATAHDADAVLVSSLYGHAEQDCRGFHEQLAAADLDLPTYIGGNLAVGQDEWTETRRRFERMGFTRVFDSETEPQEAIDALRVDLDISTTETDRESVPAYT, from the coding sequence ATGCCGCGAACAGTCATCCTTGGCGTGATCGGCTCCGACGCACACGTCGTCGGAATCACCATACTCGACCAGGCTCTTTCGGCGGCGGGGTTCGACGTTGTCAACCTCGGCGTCCAGACGTCCCAAGCGGAGTTCGTCGACGCAGCGACGGCCCACGACGCGGACGCGGTACTGGTCTCCTCGCTCTACGGCCACGCCGAGCAGGACTGCCGCGGCTTCCACGAGCAGCTCGCGGCGGCTGATCTCGACCTCCCGACCTACATCGGCGGCAACCTCGCCGTCGGACAGGACGAGTGGACCGAGACCCGCCGTCGCTTCGAGCGGATGGGGTTCACCCGCGTCTTCGACTCGGAGACGGAACCCCAGGAGGCCATCGACGCACTCCGTGTCGACCTCGACATCTCGACGACAGAGACCGACCGCGAGTCGGTCCCCGCCTACACCTGA
- the mch gene encoding 2-methylfumaryl-CoA hydratase, whose amino-acid sequence MTDDVDWTAAMPEALARADTLEKGSYFEDFTEGETVEHAPGLRLTRDGNDLWTSQTLNHDPAYWRPDAARDRGFDEPPIHPDYLVACTMGPSVEDLSEKGGYFLGRTDVRFHREAVSPGTDLRVESRVLDKRTSSSRPAYGIVSWETTSYDVATDEPLCSYTRTNMVPRREPGDAVATDGGETATSPTPSLPIDLVAPSGPYFEDFREALEGVEGRDAAVAYRHERGRTVDDVLMSVLPLRTLNTAGQHHNAEMMADSPSGEMVVYGDVTRSIALGHARSDEATWREVCYEDERFHDFVTTGDTVFAFTRVVDADAEAGDVSVASDEASGADTGRVTFEHYAVAGDDRVVYSGTRTARIRRRED is encoded by the coding sequence ATGACTGACGACGTCGACTGGACGGCAGCGATGCCCGAGGCACTCGCCCGTGCCGACACCCTGGAGAAAGGGAGCTACTTCGAGGACTTCACCGAGGGCGAGACGGTCGAACACGCGCCCGGTCTGCGGCTGACCCGCGACGGCAACGACCTGTGGACCAGCCAGACGCTCAACCACGACCCGGCCTACTGGCGGCCCGATGCCGCCCGCGACCGTGGCTTCGACGAGCCGCCGATTCACCCGGATTACCTCGTCGCCTGCACGATGGGACCGAGCGTCGAAGATCTCAGCGAGAAGGGCGGCTACTTCCTCGGGCGGACGGACGTGCGCTTTCACCGCGAGGCCGTCTCTCCAGGCACGGACCTCCGTGTCGAATCTCGGGTACTGGACAAACGGACCTCGTCGTCCCGGCCAGCCTACGGCATCGTGAGCTGGGAGACCACGAGTTACGACGTCGCGACCGACGAGCCGCTGTGTTCCTACACGCGGACGAACATGGTGCCCCGTCGTGAGCCGGGAGACGCGGTTGCGACCGACGGTGGGGAGACGGCGACGTCGCCCACGCCCTCGCTCCCGATCGACCTCGTCGCTCCTTCGGGCCCGTATTTCGAGGACTTCCGTGAGGCTCTAGAGGGAGTAGAGGGACGAGACGCCGCCGTCGCCTACCGCCACGAACGCGGCCGAACCGTCGACGACGTGCTCATGTCCGTCCTACCGCTGCGGACGCTCAACACCGCGGGACAGCACCACAACGCCGAGATGATGGCCGACTCTCCTTCGGGTGAGATGGTCGTCTACGGCGACGTCACTCGCTCTATCGCGTTGGGCCACGCCCGCTCCGACGAAGCGACGTGGCGGGAGGTGTGCTACGAGGACGAGCGGTTCCACGACTTCGTGACCACGGGCGACACCGTGTTCGCGTTCACTCGCGTCGTCGACGCGGACGCGGAAGCGGGAGACGTGAGCGTCGCCAGCGACGAGGCGAGCGGAGCCGACACCGGCCGCGTGACCTTCGAACACTACGCCGTCGCGGGTGACGACCGGGTGGTCTACTCGGGGACGCGGACGGCGCGGATTCGGCGGCGCGAGGACTGA
- a CDS encoding 30S ribosomal protein S4 gives MATGKNTKFYETPNHPFQGERIAQEADLLGRYGLKNKKELWKAQSQLRDFRRESRRLLGEAQGDIDVAEAEGADFVARLRRLGILGEEDDISAVLSLDVTDLLERRLQTVAYRKGLANTPNQARQFITHGHVTVDGARVTVPSKKVEVAEEDTVSFDENSELADDLHPARAEEQE, from the coding sequence ATGGCAACCGGAAAGAACACCAAGTTCTACGAGACCCCGAACCATCCCTTCCAGGGCGAGCGTATCGCTCAGGAAGCAGATCTGCTGGGCCGCTACGGCCTCAAGAACAAGAAGGAACTGTGGAAGGCACAGTCCCAGCTTCGTGACTTCCGTCGTGAATCCCGTCGCCTCCTCGGTGAGGCGCAGGGTGACATCGACGTCGCCGAAGCTGAAGGCGCGGACTTCGTCGCTCGCCTCCGCCGACTCGGTATCCTCGGCGAGGAAGACGACATCAGTGCCGTCCTGTCGCTCGACGTGACGGACCTGCTGGAGCGTCGTCTCCAGACCGTCGCCTACCGCAAGGGCCTGGCGAACACGCCGAATCAGGCGCGCCAGTTCATCACCCACGGCCACGTGACGGTCGACGGTGCTCGTGTCACCGTCCCGTCCAAGAAGGTCGAGGTGGCAGAAGAAGACACCGTCAGCTTCGACGAGAACTCGGAGCTCGCGGACGATCTCCACCCGGCACGGGCGGAGGAACAGGAGTAA
- a CDS encoding 30S ribosomal protein S13, translating into MSAEEPQDGSAEEEDNLRYFVRIGQTDLDGTKSVERSLTDMKGIGKRTARIVADAAGVDRHATFGRLEQEDIDAVTDVVQNFEDHAPEWMVNRQKDFFSGETTHKVGSDLEQKRRHDINRMKMISSYKGVRHKRGQKVRGQRTKSTGRTEGTIGVNVEAIREEAEAEEGGEE; encoded by the coding sequence ATGAGTGCAGAAGAACCACAGGACGGCTCAGCCGAGGAGGAGGACAACCTCCGTTACTTCGTCCGCATCGGGCAGACAGACCTCGATGGGACGAAGTCGGTCGAGCGGTCCCTGACGGACATGAAAGGTATCGGCAAGCGCACAGCGCGCATCGTTGCCGACGCCGCGGGTGTGGACCGACACGCTACGTTCGGTCGACTGGAGCAGGAGGACATCGACGCAGTCACCGATGTCGTCCAGAACTTCGAAGACCACGCCCCGGAGTGGATGGTTAACCGCCAGAAGGACTTCTTCAGCGGGGAGACCACCCACAAAGTCGGAAGCGACCTCGAACAGAAACGCCGCCACGACATCAACCGCATGAAGATGATCAGCTCCTACAAGGGCGTTCGTCACAAGCGCGGCCAGAAGGTCCGCGGACAGCGGACGAAGTCCACCGGTCGTACGGAAGGTACCATCGGTGTCAACGTGGAGGCAATCCGCGAAGAAGCAGAAGCAGAAGAGGGTGGTGAAGAATAA
- the mct gene encoding succinyl-CoA:mesaconate CoA-transferase gives MAALSDLRVLDLTQVLAGPYCTMLLADLGADVVKVERPGGDLIRSNPPFVRPSEEPESDGSSPSEQPYGGYFQSVNRGKRSIELDLGSDEGRADFLSLVEAADVVVENYRAGTMERFDLGYETLREHNPQLVYSAIRGFGDPRTGETHRQGQPSFDLVAQALGGVMEITGEEDGPPTKVGPGIGDLFTATLNAVGILAAVHHRDRTGEGQFVDTGMYDSIVSLCERTVYQYSYTGDPPTRQGNSHPTLFPYDSFETADGHVVIAAFGDNHWEALCRAMDRPDLAADYPDAASRRRNREPLGDEIADWTASRTSDEVVDALVGEVPCERVQSVEDVFADSHIRDREMLVEVDQPGTDERVTIAGQPIKMTATPSQPGRRAPLLDEHHESVFSDWVAQPSGRRTDTARDATDAADD, from the coding sequence ATGGCCGCGCTCAGCGACCTTCGGGTGCTCGACCTGACACAGGTGCTCGCCGGACCGTACTGCACGATGCTCCTCGCGGACCTCGGCGCGGACGTGGTAAAGGTCGAGCGTCCCGGCGGCGACCTCATCCGGTCGAATCCACCGTTCGTCCGTCCTTCGGAAGAGCCTGAGTCCGACGGCTCGTCGCCGTCGGAGCAGCCCTACGGTGGCTACTTCCAGAGCGTCAACCGCGGCAAGCGCTCCATCGAACTCGACCTCGGCAGCGACGAGGGGCGCGCGGACTTCCTCTCGCTCGTCGAGGCGGCCGACGTCGTCGTCGAGAACTACCGCGCGGGGACGATGGAGCGGTTCGACCTCGGCTACGAGACGCTCCGCGAACACAACCCCCAGTTGGTCTACAGCGCGATCCGTGGCTTCGGCGACCCCCGCACGGGCGAGACCCACCGCCAGGGCCAGCCCTCGTTCGACCTCGTGGCACAGGCACTCGGCGGCGTGATGGAGATAACTGGCGAGGAAGACGGCCCACCGACGAAGGTCGGTCCCGGCATCGGTGACCTGTTCACCGCGACGCTCAACGCCGTCGGCATCCTCGCCGCAGTCCACCACCGCGACCGGACGGGAGAAGGCCAGTTCGTCGACACCGGGATGTACGACAGCATCGTCAGCCTCTGTGAGCGGACGGTCTACCAGTACTCCTACACCGGCGACCCGCCGACGCGACAGGGCAACTCCCATCCGACACTCTTCCCCTACGACTCCTTCGAGACGGCCGACGGCCACGTCGTCATCGCCGCCTTCGGCGACAACCACTGGGAGGCACTCTGTCGGGCGATGGACCGGCCGGACCTCGCCGCCGACTACCCGGACGCGGCGAGTCGCCGCCGGAACCGCGAGCCACTGGGCGACGAGATCGCCGACTGGACGGCGAGCCGGACGAGCGACGAGGTCGTCGACGCGCTCGTCGGTGAGGTCCCCTGCGAACGGGTCCAAAGCGTCGAAGACGTCTTCGCCGACTCGCACATCCGCGACCGCGAGATGCTCGTGGAGGTCGACCAGCCCGGCACGGACGAGCGGGTGACCATCGCTGGCCAGCCCATCAAGATGACGGCGACGCCCAGCCAACCGGGCCGCCGCGCGCCACTGCTTGACGAACACCACGAGTCCGTGTTCAGCGATTGGGTGGCACAGCCCTCCGGTAGACGGACCGACACCGCGAGGGACGCAACGGACGCGGCCGACGACTGA
- the citE gene encoding L-malyl-CoA/beta-methylmalyl-CoA lyase, producing MTTDNPRLCRTFQTAPAAVPRENTAKYLDSGLSATGFEKPDWLVPDIEDGTAPDMKAEALDNVVERLPESDFVGEIWPRVEWSYDDERFRDRGEEQIHTLVREVGEFVDGVVVPKVGRLEDVQRAEAVISEAEREYGYPEGSVGLSVIVESGRAVSDLREIARWGGESRLHGLVFGPVDYTAELGGRELGGAGPTWESLLWRLSNEASANGLVALGGPFDQLFGERGGVRFYNGDAYADQVEREARVGLDGSWSLHPKQTAQANRLHMPSVEELERDIRRIEAFQEAKGSGTGAVTVDGQMVDEATFKTFANTVRTARAIDAAAPEQAADVYGETLLGRTRAVDTDW from the coding sequence ATGACGACAGACAACCCGCGGCTCTGCCGCACGTTTCAGACCGCACCGGCCGCCGTCCCTCGCGAGAACACGGCGAAGTATCTCGACTCGGGTCTCTCGGCCACCGGCTTCGAGAAACCCGACTGGCTCGTCCCCGACATCGAGGACGGGACGGCCCCCGATATGAAAGCCGAGGCACTCGACAACGTCGTCGAACGGCTCCCCGAGAGCGACTTCGTCGGTGAGATCTGGCCCCGCGTCGAGTGGAGCTACGACGACGAGCGGTTCCGCGACCGAGGCGAGGAGCAGATTCACACCCTCGTCCGCGAGGTGGGCGAGTTCGTCGACGGCGTGGTCGTCCCGAAGGTCGGCCGCCTCGAGGACGTGCAGCGCGCCGAAGCGGTCATCAGCGAGGCCGAACGCGAGTACGGCTATCCCGAGGGGAGCGTCGGCCTGAGCGTCATCGTCGAGTCCGGGCGAGCCGTGTCGGACCTGCGGGAGATCGCCCGCTGGGGCGGTGAGTCGCGACTGCACGGGCTGGTGTTCGGCCCGGTCGACTACACGGCAGAGTTGGGTGGCCGGGAACTCGGCGGGGCGGGACCGACGTGGGAGAGCCTCCTGTGGCGACTCTCGAACGAGGCGAGCGCGAACGGTCTCGTCGCGCTCGGCGGCCCGTTCGACCAGCTGTTCGGCGAGCGAGGGGGTGTGCGGTTCTACAACGGCGACGCCTACGCCGACCAGGTGGAGCGCGAGGCACGGGTCGGTCTCGATGGAAGCTGGTCGCTGCATCCCAAGCAGACCGCCCAGGCCAATCGGTTGCACATGCCGTCGGTTGAAGAACTGGAGCGCGACATCCGCCGCATCGAGGCCTTCCAGGAGGCGAAGGGGAGCGGGACGGGTGCGGTCACCGTCGACGGCCAGATGGTCGACGAGGCGACGTTCAAGACGTTCGCAAACACCGTGCGGACGGCACGCGCCATCGACGCGGCGGCTCCCGAGCAGGCCGCCGACGTCTACGGCGAGACGCTGCTGGGGCGGACACGGGCCGTCGACACCGACTGGTAG
- a CDS encoding GNAT family N-acetyltransferase — MPGPAVLEGERITLNTVEEEDLELLRDGVNDPSVRVSAGQVLPSNGLQEREWFEETSTSKDVLQLLVVVDGEYDDHDDRRAGVIEFDPIDRETGTVDVAYWLRPAFRRNGYAREALELMVDYAFAQLRIHRVSAAVYDFNEASMRLLESIGFTAEGVQRENAYVDGRYCDTHYFGLLEDEWNRG, encoded by the coding sequence ATGCCCGGTCCAGCGGTTCTCGAAGGCGAGCGTATCACTCTCAACACCGTCGAGGAGGAGGACCTCGAACTGCTCCGCGACGGCGTCAACGACCCCAGCGTCCGCGTCTCCGCGGGGCAGGTCCTCCCGAGCAACGGTCTCCAAGAGCGCGAATGGTTCGAGGAGACCAGCACGAGCAAAGACGTCCTGCAGCTGCTCGTCGTCGTCGACGGCGAGTACGACGACCACGACGACCGCCGTGCTGGCGTCATCGAGTTCGACCCGATCGACCGCGAGACGGGTACCGTCGACGTCGCCTACTGGCTCCGCCCGGCCTTCCGCCGAAACGGCTACGCCCGCGAGGCACTGGAGTTGATGGTCGACTACGCGTTCGCCCAGCTCCGTATCCACCGTGTCAGCGCGGCCGTCTACGACTTCAACGAGGCCTCGATGCGACTCCTCGAATCGATCGGCTTCACCGCCGAGGGCGTCCAGCGGGAGAACGCCTACGTCGACGGCCGCTACTGTGACACGCACTACTTCGGACTGCTGGAGGACGAGTGGAACCGCGGGTGA
- a CDS encoding 30S ribosomal protein S11 has translation MSESEGDKWGIAHVHASFNNTLITVTDQTGAETIVKSSGGSVVKQNRDEASPYAAMQMADSIADEVKAAGISGLHVRVRGPGGNGNKSPGPGAQATIRALARAGLEIGRIEDVTPIPHDGTRAPKNKRM, from the coding sequence ATGAGCGAATCCGAAGGTGACAAGTGGGGAATCGCCCACGTCCACGCATCGTTCAACAACACGCTCATCACGGTCACGGACCAGACCGGCGCGGAGACCATCGTGAAGTCCTCCGGCGGGTCGGTCGTCAAGCAGAACCGTGACGAAGCATCGCCGTACGCAGCCATGCAGATGGCCGACTCCATCGCGGACGAGGTCAAGGCTGCAGGCATCTCGGGCCTGCACGTTCGCGTGCGCGGTCCGGGCGGTAACGGCAACAAGTCGCCGGGGCCCGGTGCCCAGGCGACGATTCGCGCGCTCGCACGCGCCGGACTCGAGATCGGCCGCATCGAAGACGTGACGCCGATCCCGCACGACGGCACGCGCGCGCCGAAGAACAAGCGGATGTAA